A stretch of DNA from Noviherbaspirillum sedimenti:
AGCTCCTGGCTGGAACAAAAGGGCGCCCGCCTCAAGCAGGAAGAATCCAGCGAGTCGGCACGGCAAAAGACCATTGCCAAGGAACTGGAGTGGGTACGGCAGAATCCGAAAGGCCGTCAGGCCAAGAGCAAGGCCCGTCTGGCACGCTTCAATGAATTGTCCGAACACGAATACCAGAAGCGCAACGAGACCCAGGAAATCTTCATCCCGGTGGCTGAGCGCCTGGGCAATGAAGTCATCGAATTCAAGAATGTGTCAAAGGCATTCGGCGACCGTCTGCTGATCGACGACCTGAACTTCAAGATCCCGGCTGGCGCCATCGTCGGCATCATCGGCCCCAACGGCGCCGGCAAATCGACGCTGTTCAAGATGATTGCGGGGCTCGAGCAACCGGACAGCGGTGAAGTGGTGAAGGGCGCGACCGTGCAGATTTCCCTGGTGGACCAGTCGCGCGAGCAACTGGAAAACAAGAAAACGGTGTTTGACGACGTTGCCAACGGCGCCGATCTTCTGACCGTCGGCCGCTTCGAGATGCCGGCGCGCGCCTATCTCGGACGCTTCAACTTCAAGGGCGGCGACCAGCAAAAGATCGTCGGCAACCTCTCCGGCGGCGAGCGCGGCCGCCTGCATCTGGCCAAGACCTTACTCATGGGCGGCAACGTCTTGCTGCTGGATGAACCATCCAACGATCTGGATGTGGAAACCCTGCGCGCGCTGGAAGACGCCTTGCTGGAATTCGCCGGCAGCGTGCTGGTGATCTCGCATGACCGCTGGTTCCTTGACCGCATCGCCACCCATATCCTGGCGTTCGAGGGCAATTCGCAAGTGACTTTCTTTGACGGCAATTACCAGGAATATGAAGCCGACAAGGTCAAGCGCCTGGGCGAAGAAGGCGCCAAGCCGAAGCGGGTGCGCTACAAGCCGGTCACCCGGTAAGCTGCCAAGCCGATCCGGCGGCAAGTGCAACGGGGTGAGCCATGCTCGCCCCGTTTTGCTTTCAATCGACCGCGCCCTGTTCGCGCAGCCATTGCACCAGCTTTTGCAAGCCAGCCTGGTTGATGGTGATCGAACTGGAGACCACGTCCTGGCCGCCGGCATCTTCGCGGATCTGGATATCGACCGAGGAATCGTTTTCCGGATGCAGGGTCACCACCAGTTTTTCCGTGCCGATCGCGGTGGCGTTCTGGATCACCGCCTGGCCGGAGTCCGATGCCTGGAATGTCGAATGCATGCCACCTCCCTATTCATCCATGCCGTTCAGGGTTTCGATATCGCCGATGGCCAGCTTCAGCATCAATTCGGGCGTGGCTTCTTTCGCCGATATGCCGGTCACTATGGCATCCGGGAAAGATTTTTTCATGATGCCATTTCGATGGATGAAGTATTCGCCTTGATCATACTCAATGACATAAGTTAGCCGCTTGCCGCCGCGGCGCGTATATTCTTCAACTGGCATGGCGGTTCTCCATGTGCGGTGGTGAAGCATCGATAACGTTCACGCTAGCATGGTATATCAACTGTCGATGCGCGTTTGATCAAAAAGTGATTTTAGACAGCGGGGTTGACGATGCCGTCACAGCTGATCGATGAATTCGAGATCGAGTATGAGGGAGTCCACTTGCCGGACAAGCAAGGCTGGGGGGCGTATGTGGCAGTGTATGGTCCCTCGCACAATCCTATGCATATGAACAATCTTTTTCCGAAGCAGCATGTGACTATCGAGGTGGTTTTCCCCACGGAACAATTGGCCGAAGCGGAAGCGCACCGGGTGGCACTGGAACTGCTGCAAGGCCATCGGCCGCACCAATAAGCGTTCAAGCCCTTAGCCTCCAAATCCCGCAGATACGCCGGCACGCCGGCACGCCGATCGTGACTGTGCCGGCGCCAAGGAACAATGGCCAGGATTTCATGCCTAATTACTTTAGTAATGATAAATATGCGCATCAGCGCAGGCATGGAGACTGACATGAGCATTGCAAAACTGCAAAAGGAAGCTTGGCGTCCCTACTTTGACGCCATGTCCAAGGAATTGGCTGGGAAAACCGCCGAAATCGCTGTTGATTCCCTCAAACTCGGGCATCAGATCGAGGCGGAATGGCTACCGCTGTATGGTCTTGTCTATGATCCGAAAAGCGATATCTTCGAAGTGGTGATGGAAGGTCTGGACCATATGATCGCGCATCCGCAGGAAGTGTATGTCGATGTTGACGCCAGCGGCTTGAATAGCGTGGAAGTGATCGATGAAGACGATGTGCGCCAGATCATCAGCCTGCGTTCTCCCTTGCTGCTGCCGCAGTCGCTGCATTAAAAATCCAGGCCAACAAGGATAAACTTCAGGGCACAATTGACAACGTGGCGGCTTGTCTTCTGGCCGCTACCGTTGCCGCAGGAGTTGTGGTATAAATGAAAACAAAAAGCCCCAACACACGTTCTGGCAATCGGGCTTCTTGTGCATGTTTTTCGGCTTGCCGTTGTTCAAGGCTTGAACGCTCGTAGAATGATTGCATTGCACTTGGCCGTCCCTTGCGCACCATGCGGTGAGGAGTGGCCGTGCTTGCCTCTTTTGCAATAGGCGAACGACAAGCACGGCGAGCGCTGGTACGGCACAACGGATTTTCCAGCATGGAACGCATTATTCATTTTGGTTTCCTGACCACTGTCTCGATCATCATCGGGATGAGCCTGTTGCTGTACGGCGCATTGTCGCGCTCGCATGAAGCTTCCCAGCAACTGTATCAAATCAATGCAATCCTCAATGGCCTGCAGCAGGTGCGGGACGACTACCTCCGAGCCGAACTGGCGGTGCGCAAATATACCGCCGCCGGCAATCCCGCCGATTTGGCCGAAAACGCGTTCTTCCTGAAGCGGATCGGTGCCGACATCGCCGCGCTGAAACCGCTGTTGGCAGACGATGCCGGCCAGCAACGCCGGCTGCAACAACTGGCGTCCGCATTCGCCAAGCCCAACCCGGCACTGGATGCATCCCTGCCGAACCGGCCCGCCGACAACATTGGCGCCCCACTGATGCAGGTACGCCAGGATTTTTTCGATGTGGCCAGCGACATTGGTAGCGAAACCCTGCGCGACTTCACGGCGCATGGTGAAGCAGCGCAGCGCCGTTTCCACACCACGCTGGTGACACTGGCCAGCATGGTCGCCATCGGCTTGATGATGCTGCTTGCAGTGTACCTGAACGTGATCATGCAAATCCGCGCGCGCAAGCTTGCCGAAATGCAGCAAAAAGAAAGCAGCGAGATATTGCGCCTGACGGTCGATTCGGTGGATGGCATGATCATCTATGTCGATCGCGACCAGCGCTTCAAATTCCACAACAAGGCTTACGCGCAGTTATTCAAAGACGGTAGCGAATCCATCGTCGGCGCCACGGTGGAACAAGCGCTGGGCCAAGACTTGTACGGCAAGATCAAGCACTGGATCGACCAAGTCCTGGCAGGACAGACGGTGCAAGGCGAATACCAGCGCATACTCCCCGACGGCAGCCGCATGGATGTCCGGACCAGCCTGGTGCCCCACCGCGACGAGACCGGAGAGGTACAGGGCTTCTTCGGCCAGCTGACTGACATCACCGAATACAAGCGCAAGGAAGCCTTGCTGCTGGCGACGACCACTTTCCAGAAAGCGATTCTCGACAGTGCACGCATTTCCATCATCACGGTCGACCGCGAAGGTAACATCCAGTCCTTCAACGTCGGCGCCGAACGCATGCTGGGCTACCGCGCCGAGGAAGTCATTGGCAAGATCAACCCCCTATGCTTTCACGACGAGCGGGAAATCCGTGAACGCGCACCGGCCTTGAGCCTGGAACTGGGCGAAACGGTCGAGCCCGGGCTCGACGTTTTCATCGCCAAGGGAAAACGCAGCCAGGTCTACGAAGATGAATGGACGTATGTGCGCAAGGATGGCTCGCGCCTGCCGGTATTTCTGTCGATCACCGCGCTGCGCACTAACGCGGATGACATCATCGGCTACCTGGGAATCGCCTTCGACATCACCCAGCAGAAAGAAACCGAGGCGCAGCTCCAGCAGGCACGGGCCGACGCGGAAGAGGCCTCGCGCGCCAAAAGCGCCTTCCTTGCCACCATGAGCCATGAAATCCGCACGCCCATGAATGGCGTGCTCGGCATGGCCGAGGTACTGGCGCGCAGCAAATTGACCCGACACCAGAGCGAAATGGTGCAAACCATCCGCGACTCGGCGGGCGTGCTGCTGAACCTGATCGACGCTATCCTCGATTTTTCCAAGATCGAGGCTGGCCGCCTGGAACTGGAACGGGCACCGCTTTCCATCCGCGACCTGGCCGAAGGGATTTGTACCTCGCTGCTGCCGGTGGCGGCGGGCAAGGGCGTCGACCTGAACCTGTTCGTTTCGCCCGCCATTCCGGAACGCGTCATGGCGGACGATGTGCGGCTGCGCCAGATGCTGTACAACCTGCTGGGCAACGCCATCAAGTTTTCCGGCGACCGCCCCGGACAACGCGGCCGCGTCTGGCTACGGGCGGAAGTGTTGCAGGCGGCACCGCTGAAAATCGCCTTCCGCATCAGCGACAACGGCATCGGCATGGCGCCGGAAGCGGTGGACAAGCTGTTCAGTCCCTTCACTCAGGCCGAAGCGTCGACCACGCGCCGCTTCGGCGGCAGCGGTCTCGGACTGGCAATCTGCAAACGCCTGGTCGAGCTGACGCAAGGCGAAATCAGGGTTGACAGCACCTTGGGAAGCGGTTCAAGCTTTACAATCATATTACCCTTCACGCTTGCCGAGGAACAAACAGCGCAGGCATTGCCGGATCTGAATGGGATCAGCTGTATCGTGATCGAAAATCCGCAGATTGCCGCTGCCGACCTGTGTGCCTACCTGGCCCCGCAGGGCGCACAGGTGCATATCGCCGCCAGTCTTGAAACCGCGGCGGCGATGGCGGCTGGCGCTGCGCCACCCGTGGTGGTCGTGCATGATGCCAGCAGCGACCAGCAGGCGGCACGGCAGGCAGTGCATGCTGCCTTTGCAGCCACCCAGGATGTGCGCCACCTGCTGCTGACGCGCGGCAGCCGGCGGCAGGGGCGCGCTGAGGCGCCCGGCATCGTCAGCCTGGATGCCGATGCCTTGCCGCGAGGCAGTTTTCTGCATGCTGTTGCGGTGGCTGCCGGCCGCTTAGCACTGGAAATGTTGCACTATTCAGCCGGCGACCAGCCGGCAACCGAGGTAGCACCACCCGGCGTCACCGAGGCCCGGGCGCAGGGTCGCCTGATCCTGGTCGCCGAAGACGACGCCATCAACCAGAAAGTCATCCTGCGCCAGCTGGCCGTGCTGGGCTATGCCGCCGAAGTCGCCGGCACCGGGGTCGAGGCCCTGCAGCTATGGCGCGCCGGCAGGTATGCCTTGCTGCTGACCGACCTGCACATGCCGGAGCTCGATGGCTACGAGCTGACGAAGGCAATCCGGGCGGAGGAATCTCCCGAGCAGCATATGCCGATCCTGGCGCTGACCGCGAATGCGCTGCGCGGCGAAACCGGCCTTGCCCGCGCGGCCGGCATGGACGACTACCTGACCAAGCCGGTGCAACTCAAGGTGCTGCAGCGCGTTCTTGAGAAATGGATGCCGGCTGCCGATATGGCTACCATTGGCGCAACGGTAGCCGCCCCGGACAATGCCGCGCCCGAGGCGGCTGCGGTCGATGTGAATGTGTTGAAAGGCCTGGTCGGCGCGGACGACGATGCCGTGCGCGAATTGCTGGCCGATTACCGGGCAATTGCGCGCCAGCAGGCAGTGGAGTTGCGTCATGAGCTCGACGCCGGCAATATCGGGCTGGTCGGCGCCATTGCCCACAAACTCAAGTCGTCGTCGCAATCGGTGGGAGCGCTGGCGCTGGCGGCGGTGTGCGCCGAACTGGAACGTGCCGGCAAAGCGGCGGACAAGGATGCCGTCCTGCGCAATATGCCGAAATTCGACGTGGCACTGGGCGCCGCCGACAGCGCACTTGCCGGCTTGCTGGCTGAAGAACCAGGCACGGCAAGCAGGAGCAAGCCATGAAAATTCTTTTGGTTGACGACGACGCCTTCGCGCTCCAGCTCCTCAGCCGTCAGTTGGCCAACCTCGGCTTTGTCAATATCGTTCCTTGCCTGCGGGCCCAGGAAGCCTTGGTCTGGCTGGAAAGCAATAGCGCACACTTCGGCCTGATATTCTGCGACCTGCAAATGCCGGAAATGGATGGCGTCGAATTCGTCCGCCAGCTGGTGCACATCGGCTATCGCGGCGGACTGGCACTGGTCAGCGGCGAGGATGAGCGGGTTTTGCAAACCGCCGAGAGGCTGGCCAGGGCGCACCGGCTCGATGTGCTGGGGGCGCTGCACAAACCGGTTGCGCCCCAGGCGCTGCAAGAGATGCTGGCCCGTCATGCCCGGCGCGTTGCCGGCAAGCCCGACGCCACCCCCAGGACGTATACGCCGCAACAGCTGCGACAGGCGATCGACGATGGGCAGTTGATCAACCATTACCAGCCCAAAGTGGCTTTCGCCAGCGGCGAGCTGATCGGCGTCGAAACGCTGGTACGCTGGCAGCATCCGGACGACGGCCTGGTCGAGCCGGATCAGTTCATCGGCATCGCCGAGGACCATGGCATGATCGATGACCTGACGCGCATGGTGCTGGGCGCCGCCTTGCGGCAGGGTGGCGCCTGGCATGCGGGAGGCCTGCCGCTGCAGGTGGCCGTCAACATCTCGATGGACAACCTCGGCGCGCTCGACTTTCCCGATGTGGTCGAACGCGCGGCGGCGGCGGCCGGCATGCCGCTCACGCACCTGGTGCTGGAAGTGACCGAAAGCTGCCTGATGAAGGATCCGCTGTCGCCGCTGGATATCCTGACGCGCCTGCGCCTGAAACGCATCGGCCTGTCGATCGACGATTTCGGCACCGGCCATTCGTCGCTGGCGCAGCTGCGCGACATCCCCTTTACCGAACTCAAGATCGACCGCAGCTTCGTCCATGGCGCCAGCCGCAACGCCTACCTGCAGGTGATTCTCGAAGCCAGCCTCGGCATGGCGCGCCAGCTTGGCATGAAAACGGTGGCCGAGGGCGTGGAAGAGTCGGAGGACTGGCATCTGTTGCGCGCCTGCGGCTGCGATGTGGCGCAAGGTTTCCTGGTCGCCAGGCCGATGGCGGCGGCGGAATTGCCCGGCTGGCTGCGGGAGTGGGAAACTCGCCGGGGCGAGCTGACTGCGGATGCGGCATGACGCCGGCCATCGACACCCTGCCATCGAAAATCCGCAGTCTTATGCTTGCAGCACCACCTTGATGCACTGCCAGCATTTACACTGTCGCCTACCCCGATGCTTGCGATGAATGCCGCCGATGAAATCCGCCAATCTGCTCCAGAACATTCCACAACAATTGCCAGAGGAATTCGCCGAGATCCTGGCCGCCTCGGACAGCGTGCGCATCGAGCGCATCGTCTCGCGCGGGCATTGCTCCCCACCCGGCTTCTGGTATGACCAGGAGCAGCACGAATGGGTGCTGTTGCTGCAGGGCGGCACCAGCCTGCGCTTCGCCGATCAGGATGAACCGGTGCGCCTGGCGCCGGGCGATTACGTGAATATTCCAGCCCATGCGCGGCACCGCGTCGAATCGACCGATGCGGACACGGATACGGTGTGGCTGGCGGTGTTTTACTAGACCCACTTCGGCAAACCCGCTTCCGGCCAAAACTTCCCAAACCGGATAAGCGCATGCGACAATCGCAGCCATTGTTTTAGCCACGCAACTTCCCATGCAACGCGATACCCTGATTTATTGCAAGCCCGACGACTTGCCCTGGGTGCCCTGGGCCTTGCCCGGCGCCGACTTCAAGCTGCTGCACGCCGACCCCGACAGCGGCCGCTTTTCCCTCATGATCCGACTGGCCGGCGGCGTCGATGCGCCCATGCACAGGCATATCGGCGCAGTCGAAGGCTGCGTGCTGGCCGGCGGCTTTTATTATGACGATCAGCCGGACGTCTGGTTCGGCCCGGGGTGCTATCTGCTGGAACGCGATGGCGCGGTGCACCGTCCAGTCTGCCCGCACGGCGCGGAAATGTTCGCGGTGTACTACGGCGCGGTGGAGGGACTGGATGCGGCGGGCAACGTCACCGGCCGCATCGACTGGCGCTGGCATGTGAAAGCCTGGCGGCTACGCACGGCAAGCGCCCGCAGGGCGCGCAGCCCCGGGCAGGCGCCGGCATGAGGCGCGCCAGGAATATCTCTGCATGAGCGACGCCGTCGGTACCGGCGGTACTGGCAGCGCACGTGGCGGCCGGCGCGCGCGCTATGCCGGCATCGCCCTGGTCTTGCTGCTGGCACTGGCGGCGGCCGGCTTTTTCGGGCTGCGCTACGCCACTGCCCTGCTGAAAACCCAGGTCGAGGCGGCGCTGGGCGAGACCAGCGAAATCGGCGCCATCGACGTCGGCTGGTCGGCCATCGAAGTGCGGGACTTGCGCATCCGCGCGCCGCGCGACTGGCCGGCGCAAGATACCCTGCAAGCGGCCAGGATCATCATCGTGCCCGACCTGCGCGGTCTCTTGTCGGACCGCTCGCGCGTCCACATCCACAGCATCACGATCGACGACGCCTACCTGTCGGTGCTGCGCACCCGCAGCGGCCGCCTGCGCCTGTTGCCCAGCCTGCTGGAAACGAAAAAAGACCAGGGCGACGGCGCCGTCCCCAGCAACGGCGCCATCGAGGTCGCCATCGGCAAGGTCGAATTGCGCGGCGGCCGGGTGGAATTCTTCGATGCCAGCGTCAAGCAACCGGCGCACCGCATGCGGCTGGAACAGTTGCATGCCAGCGTGGAACAACTGCAAGTGCCCAGCCTGGCCGGGCGTACCGGCGTCACGGTCGATGGCGTGATCAAGGGCGTGCGGCGCGACGGCAGACTGGCGGTGTCCGGCTGGCTGGAACTGGCCGCTAAAAATTCCCAGTTGAACAGCCGCCTGGTCGGGGTCGATCTGGTCGCCCTGCAGCCTTACCTGATCAAGGCCGCCGAAACCGGCGTCAAGCGCGGTACGCTCGAGATGCAGCTGCAATCGACGGTGAAAGCCAACCGCCTGCATGCACCGGGCAAGCTCACCCTGACCGACCTGGAATTACGTGAAAAAAGCGGCGCCGTCGGCACCTTCATGGGCTTGCCGCGGCAAGCGGTGGTGGCGGGCCTGAAAGACCGCAACAACCGCATCACGATCCAGTTCACCCTGGAAGGCAAGCTCGACGATCCGCGCTTTTCCCTCAATGAGAATTTTGCCAAGAGCATCGGTGCAGCCACCGCCGGCTTGCTTGGCATCAGCATCGAAGGCCTGGCAAAACACCTGGGCAATGCCCCGCAAGCCATCGGCTCGGCCATCAAAAACCTGTTCGGGCAATAGCGCCGGAGCCACGCACACCGAACTTCCGGGGCGCGCACGACTCCATTGATTTTGACCCGCAAGGAGACGACATCATGGAAAACACGCAAGGACTGGAAGGCTTGCGCGTGGCGATTCTGGTTACCGATGGCTTTGAGCAATCCGAATTCACTGGCCCACGCGATGCGCTGCAACAAGCCGGCGCCAGCGTTACGGTCGTGTCCACCCACCTGGGCACGGTGCAGGGGGTCAAGCATGTCGACAAGGCCGATACCTTCGACGTCGATTTGAGCTTCGACGACGCCGATCCGGAGGATTTCGATGCGGTTGTCTTGCCGGGCGGCGTGGTCAATGCCGACCAGATCCGCATCGCGCCGCAGGCGCAGCAATTCGTGCGCAGCATGCAGGATGCCGGCAAGACCATCGCGGTGATCTGCCACGGCGCCTGGCTGCTGGTATCGGCCGGACTGGTGCAGGGACGCACCCTGACCAGTTGGCCGACCCTGCAGGATGACATCCGCAATGCCGGCGGCCACTGGGTCAACCAGCAGGTGGCAGTCGATGGCAACTGGATCAGCAGCCGCCGCCCGGGGGACATTCCGGCTTTCAATGAAAAGCTGATCGAGAAGCTGGGCGAACGTGTCAGCGTGAGCGTGCGCGGCACTGCCGATGAACAGCGGCCGGGGCTGAGCAGTTAAGCAGTAGCGTTTGAGTGCGCCGGCTGGCGCTGGCGCACTCAGTTTGTTCGCGGGAATTGCGGCAGTTCGCTGGCCGGCACCGGCTGGGTGCAATAATTTCCCTGGAATTCGTCACAACCCTGCGAACGCAGGAACTCCAGCTGATCGTTGGTTTCGACGCCTTCGGCGATCACTTTCAGCTTCAGGCTCTTGGCCATGATCAGGATGGCGCGGATGATCGCGGCATCATTGGCATCGCCGCTCAGGTGGCGCACGAAGGATTGGTCGATCTTGAGTTTATCGACAGGGCAATGCTTCAGAAAATTCAGGCTGGAATAACCGGTGCCGAAATCATCGACTGCCAGTACCACGCCCATTGCACGCAACGCATGCATGGTTTCCAGCGCGGCGCCGGCGCTATCGACCAGGACGCTTTCGGTGATTTCCAGTTCGAGGTATTGCGGCGCGAGGCCGGTCTGCCGCAGCACCTCCCGGATCTTTTGCAATAAATCCTTTTGCCGGAACTGGATGGCCGACAAGTTGACGCCGACCATCATCGGCGTGCCCTGGTCATGCCAGCTTCTGGCCTGGCGGCAGGCGGTTTGCAATACCCAGTCGCCGATCGGCAGGATCAGTCCGCATGCCTCGGCTGCCTCAAGGAAATGTCCGGGGGTGAGCATGCCGGC
This window harbors:
- the ettA gene encoding energy-dependent translational throttle protein EttA: MANYVYTMNRVGKIVPPKRHILKDISLSFFPGAKIGVLGLNGSGKSTLLKIMAGIDKDIEGEAVPMPGLNIGYLPQEPQLDPEQTVRQAVESALGEVFEAQAKLDAVYAAYAEEDADFDALAAEQGRLEAIIAASDGNSLNQQLEMAADALRLPPWEAKIGVLSGGEKRRVALCRLLLSKPDMLLLDEPTNHLDAESVDWLEQFLQRFPGTVVGITHDRYFLDNAAEWILELDRGHGIPWKGNYSSWLEQKGARLKQEESSESARQKTIAKELEWVRQNPKGRQAKSKARLARFNELSEHEYQKRNETQEIFIPVAERLGNEVIEFKNVSKAFGDRLLIDDLNFKIPAGAIVGIIGPNGAGKSTLFKMIAGLEQPDSGEVVKGATVQISLVDQSREQLENKKTVFDDVANGADLLTVGRFEMPARAYLGRFNFKGGDQQKIVGNLSGGERGRLHLAKTLLMGGNVLLLDEPSNDLDVETLRALEDALLEFAGSVLVISHDRWFLDRIATHILAFEGNSQVTFFDGNYQEYEADKVKRLGEEGAKPKRVRYKPVTR
- a CDS encoding DUF5335 domain-containing protein — translated: MSIAKLQKEAWRPYFDAMSKELAGKTAEIAVDSLKLGHQIEAEWLPLYGLVYDPKSDIFEVVMEGLDHMIAHPQEVYVDVDASGLNSVEVIDEDDVRQIISLRSPLLLPQSLH
- a CDS encoding PAS domain S-box protein; its protein translation is MERIIHFGFLTTVSIIIGMSLLLYGALSRSHEASQQLYQINAILNGLQQVRDDYLRAELAVRKYTAAGNPADLAENAFFLKRIGADIAALKPLLADDAGQQRRLQQLASAFAKPNPALDASLPNRPADNIGAPLMQVRQDFFDVASDIGSETLRDFTAHGEAAQRRFHTTLVTLASMVAIGLMMLLAVYLNVIMQIRARKLAEMQQKESSEILRLTVDSVDGMIIYVDRDQRFKFHNKAYAQLFKDGSESIVGATVEQALGQDLYGKIKHWIDQVLAGQTVQGEYQRILPDGSRMDVRTSLVPHRDETGEVQGFFGQLTDITEYKRKEALLLATTTFQKAILDSARISIITVDREGNIQSFNVGAERMLGYRAEEVIGKINPLCFHDEREIRERAPALSLELGETVEPGLDVFIAKGKRSQVYEDEWTYVRKDGSRLPVFLSITALRTNADDIIGYLGIAFDITQQKETEAQLQQARADAEEASRAKSAFLATMSHEIRTPMNGVLGMAEVLARSKLTRHQSEMVQTIRDSAGVLLNLIDAILDFSKIEAGRLELERAPLSIRDLAEGICTSLLPVAAGKGVDLNLFVSPAIPERVMADDVRLRQMLYNLLGNAIKFSGDRPGQRGRVWLRAEVLQAAPLKIAFRISDNGIGMAPEAVDKLFSPFTQAEASTTRRFGGSGLGLAICKRLVELTQGEIRVDSTLGSGSSFTIILPFTLAEEQTAQALPDLNGISCIVIENPQIAAADLCAYLAPQGAQVHIAASLETAAAMAAGAAPPVVVVHDASSDQQAARQAVHAAFAATQDVRHLLLTRGSRRQGRAEAPGIVSLDADALPRGSFLHAVAVAAGRLALEMLHYSAGDQPATEVAPPGVTEARAQGRLILVAEDDAINQKVILRQLAVLGYAAEVAGTGVEALQLWRAGRYALLLTDLHMPELDGYELTKAIRAEESPEQHMPILALTANALRGETGLARAAGMDDYLTKPVQLKVLQRVLEKWMPAADMATIGATVAAPDNAAPEAAAVDVNVLKGLVGADDDAVRELLADYRAIARQQAVELRHELDAGNIGLVGAIAHKLKSSSQSVGALALAAVCAELERAGKAADKDAVLRNMPKFDVALGAADSALAGLLAEEPGTASRSKP
- a CDS encoding EAL domain-containing protein yields the protein MKILLVDDDAFALQLLSRQLANLGFVNIVPCLRAQEALVWLESNSAHFGLIFCDLQMPEMDGVEFVRQLVHIGYRGGLALVSGEDERVLQTAERLARAHRLDVLGALHKPVAPQALQEMLARHARRVAGKPDATPRTYTPQQLRQAIDDGQLINHYQPKVAFASGELIGVETLVRWQHPDDGLVEPDQFIGIAEDHGMIDDLTRMVLGAALRQGGAWHAGGLPLQVAVNISMDNLGALDFPDVVERAAAAAGMPLTHLVLEVTESCLMKDPLSPLDILTRLRLKRIGLSIDDFGTGHSSLAQLRDIPFTELKIDRSFVHGASRNAYLQVILEASLGMARQLGMKTVAEGVEESEDWHLLRACGCDVAQGFLVARPMAAAELPGWLREWETRRGELTADAA
- a CDS encoding cupin domain-containing protein; protein product: MKSANLLQNIPQQLPEEFAEILAASDSVRIERIVSRGHCSPPGFWYDQEQHEWVLLLQGGTSLRFADQDEPVRLAPGDYVNIPAHARHRVESTDADTDTVWLAVFY
- a CDS encoding 2,4'-dihydroxyacetophenone dioxygenase family protein, which produces MQRDTLIYCKPDDLPWVPWALPGADFKLLHADPDSGRFSLMIRLAGGVDAPMHRHIGAVEGCVLAGGFYYDDQPDVWFGPGCYLLERDGAVHRPVCPHGAEMFAVYYGAVEGLDAAGNVTGRIDWRWHVKAWRLRTASARRARSPGQAPA
- a CDS encoding DUF748 domain-containing protein, whose translation is MSDAVGTGGTGSARGGRRARYAGIALVLLLALAAAGFFGLRYATALLKTQVEAALGETSEIGAIDVGWSAIEVRDLRIRAPRDWPAQDTLQAARIIIVPDLRGLLSDRSRVHIHSITIDDAYLSVLRTRSGRLRLLPSLLETKKDQGDGAVPSNGAIEVAIGKVELRGGRVEFFDASVKQPAHRMRLEQLHASVEQLQVPSLAGRTGVTVDGVIKGVRRDGRLAVSGWLELAAKNSQLNSRLVGVDLVALQPYLIKAAETGVKRGTLEMQLQSTVKANRLHAPGKLTLTDLELREKSGAVGTFMGLPRQAVVAGLKDRNNRITIQFTLEGKLDDPRFSLNENFAKSIGAATAGLLGISIEGLAKHLGNAPQAIGSAIKNLFGQ
- a CDS encoding type 1 glutamine amidotransferase domain-containing protein — encoded protein: MENTQGLEGLRVAILVTDGFEQSEFTGPRDALQQAGASVTVVSTHLGTVQGVKHVDKADTFDVDLSFDDADPEDFDAVVLPGGVVNADQIRIAPQAQQFVRSMQDAGKTIAVICHGAWLLVSAGLVQGRTLTSWPTLQDDIRNAGGHWVNQQVAVDGNWISSRRPGDIPAFNEKLIEKLGERVSVSVRGTADEQRPGLSS